The Burkholderia mayonis genome window below encodes:
- a CDS encoding haloacid dehalogenase-like hydrolase — protein MKTGRRHFVRSLASASAAMAAAAWSPARAASDASATPAAPLSLTPGRWSPRNVARLRAVLAAHGAPSPTYRADRRPYAVFDWDNTSIMNDCEEALLMHQIDGLHYRLTPGQFSAILRQGVPDGPFDAKLGYTTIDGKPVRMEDIAADVDNDYRWLHANYQGLGGDKPLDEIRRSERFLDFRAKLYFMYDAICDTYPVEIGYKWIMYWYAGMTRDELQAMAYQSNVANLGDALRKVTYESSRALPGRAGVVAATHFHGIRIHEEIRAMMDTLRSNGIDVYVSTASLDDVVRVFAGHPAFGYGVPDANVIGMRLVTADGKYVNEYAPNWPFNYGPGKTVGIRNELQSKKGYGPLLVFGDSDGDAWMLRDFADTAVGVIVNRMKKGEIGVDSRKAAEQIGAKDARLVLQGRNENTGLMVADERSIKYGKSDPKLLA, from the coding sequence ATGAAAACAGGACGTCGACACTTCGTTCGCTCGCTGGCGAGCGCCTCGGCCGCGATGGCCGCCGCCGCATGGTCCCCGGCGCGCGCCGCGTCCGACGCATCCGCCACGCCCGCCGCCCCGCTGTCGCTGACGCCCGGCCGCTGGTCGCCGCGCAACGTCGCGCGGCTGCGCGCCGTGCTCGCCGCGCACGGTGCGCCGAGCCCGACCTACCGCGCCGACCGCCGGCCCTACGCGGTGTTCGACTGGGACAACACGAGCATCATGAACGACTGCGAAGAGGCGTTGCTGATGCACCAGATCGACGGGCTGCATTACCGCCTGACGCCTGGCCAGTTCTCCGCGATCCTGCGCCAGGGCGTGCCGGACGGCCCGTTCGACGCAAAGCTCGGCTACACGACGATCGACGGCAAGCCGGTGCGGATGGAGGACATCGCGGCCGACGTCGACAATGACTATCGCTGGCTGCACGCGAACTATCAGGGCCTCGGCGGCGACAAGCCGCTCGACGAGATCCGTCGCAGCGAGCGGTTCTTGGATTTCCGCGCGAAGCTGTATTTCATGTACGACGCGATCTGCGACACGTATCCGGTCGAGATCGGCTACAAGTGGATCATGTACTGGTACGCGGGCATGACGCGCGACGAGTTGCAGGCGATGGCGTATCAAAGCAACGTCGCGAATCTCGGCGACGCGCTGCGCAAGGTCACGTACGAAAGCTCGCGCGCGCTGCCCGGCCGAGCGGGCGTCGTCGCCGCGACGCACTTCCACGGCATCCGCATCCACGAGGAAATTCGCGCGATGATGGACACGCTGCGCTCGAACGGGATCGACGTATACGTCAGCACCGCGTCGCTCGACGACGTCGTGCGCGTGTTCGCCGGCCATCCGGCGTTCGGCTACGGCGTGCCCGACGCGAACGTGATCGGCATGCGGCTCGTGACGGCCGACGGCAAGTACGTGAACGAATACGCGCCGAACTGGCCGTTCAACTACGGGCCGGGCAAGACCGTCGGCATCCGCAACGAGCTGCAATCGAAGAAGGGCTACGGGCCGCTTCTCGTGTTCGGCGACAGCGACGGCGACGCGTGGATGCTGCGCGACTTCGCCGACACCGCCGTCGGCGTGATCGTCAACCGGATGAAGAAAGGCGAGATCGGTGTCGACAGCCGGAAGGCGGCCGAGCAGATCGGCGCGAAGGACGCGCGTCTCGTGCTGCAGGGGCGCAACGAGAACACCGGGCTGATGGTCGCCGACGAGCGCTCGATCAAGTACGGCAAGAGCGATCCCAAGCTGCTCGCGTGA
- a CDS encoding carbohydrate ABC transporter permease: protein MSDLTVSTSHGTSRGAGGGLPAAFGAVKRALPGVLAWLVALVLFFPIFWMAITAFKTEQQAYSSTLVFVPTLDSFREVFARSNYFAFAWNSVLLSAGATVICLLLAVPAAYAMAFFPGKRTQKVLLWMLSTKMMPSVGVLVPIYLLWKNAGLLDTVSGLVIVYTLINLPIAVWMTFTYFNEIPRDILEAGRIDGASTWQEIVYLLMPMALPGLASTALLLVILSWNEAFWSINLSSSNAAPLTVFIASYSSPEGLFWAKLSAASLLAVAPILVVGWLSQKQLVRGLTFGAVK from the coding sequence ATGAGCGATCTGACCGTATCGACTTCGCATGGGACTTCGCGCGGCGCGGGCGGCGGGCTGCCCGCCGCGTTCGGCGCCGTGAAGCGCGCGCTGCCCGGCGTGCTGGCGTGGCTCGTCGCGCTCGTGCTGTTCTTCCCGATCTTCTGGATGGCGATCACCGCGTTCAAGACCGAGCAGCAGGCGTATTCGTCGACGCTCGTCTTCGTGCCGACGCTCGACAGTTTCCGCGAGGTGTTCGCGCGCAGCAACTACTTCGCGTTCGCGTGGAACTCGGTGCTGCTCTCGGCGGGCGCCACCGTGATCTGCCTGCTGCTCGCGGTGCCCGCCGCGTACGCGATGGCGTTCTTTCCCGGCAAGCGCACGCAGAAAGTGCTGCTGTGGATGCTGTCGACGAAGATGATGCCGTCCGTCGGCGTGCTCGTGCCGATCTATCTGCTGTGGAAGAACGCGGGGCTCCTCGACACCGTCTCGGGGCTCGTGATCGTCTACACGCTGATCAATCTGCCGATCGCCGTGTGGATGACGTTCACGTACTTCAACGAGATTCCAAGGGACATCCTCGAAGCGGGGCGCATCGACGGCGCGTCGACGTGGCAGGAGATCGTCTATCTGCTGATGCCGATGGCGCTGCCGGGGCTCGCGTCGACCGCGCTCCTGCTCGTGATCCTGTCGTGGAACGAAGCGTTCTGGAGCATCAATCTGTCGAGCTCGAACGCCGCGCCGCTGACCGTGTTCATCGCGTCGTACTCGAGCCCCGAAGGGCTCTTCTGGGCGAAGCTGTCGGCGGCGTCGCTGCTCGCGGTCGCGCCGATCCTCGTCGTCGGCTGGCTGTCGCAGAAGCAGCTCGTGCGCGGCCTCACGTTCGGGGCGGTCAAATGA
- the xylB gene encoding xylulokinase, whose translation MYLGIDLGTSEVKVLLLSPDGIVVGTAGTPFTVARAYPRWAEQHPDDWWTGTLAALAALRARHPRAFGDVRGIGLSGQMHGAVLLDRHDRVLRPAILWNDMRSADECVALEARAPDLHAIAGNLAMPGFTAPKLLWVARHEPHVFREIACVLMPKDYLRLRLTGAKVSDPSDAAGTLWLDAAKRDWSGALLAAGGMARAQMPRIVEGNAPSGTLRADIARELGLAEAVVVAGGGGDNATSALGIGATQPGDGFVSLGTSGVLSVVGDRFRPNPASAVHAFCHAIPGRWQQMSVVLSAASCLRWICKLTSTDEPALLAEVAALDPAACGNAPYFLPYLSGERTPHNDPYAQGVLFGMTHGADRALLGYAVLEGVTLALADGFDALIAGGTQTDALSLIGGGARSAYWAQLIADALGVRTRRHGGGETGAALGAARLGWLAVGGDPRDVLTKPPLRDEFAPNAARHAALRERLDTFRALYRHVRPLFEPSRERLA comes from the coding sequence ATGTATCTCGGCATCGATCTCGGCACCTCCGAAGTCAAGGTGCTGCTGCTCTCGCCCGACGGCATCGTCGTCGGCACGGCGGGCACGCCGTTTACCGTCGCACGCGCGTATCCGCGCTGGGCCGAGCAGCATCCGGACGACTGGTGGACGGGCACGCTCGCCGCGCTCGCCGCGTTGCGCGCGCGGCATCCTCGCGCCTTCGGCGACGTGCGCGGGATCGGCCTGTCCGGCCAGATGCACGGCGCGGTGCTGCTCGATCGCCACGATCGCGTGCTGCGCCCGGCCATCCTGTGGAACGACATGCGCAGCGCCGACGAATGCGTGGCGCTCGAAGCCCGCGCGCCCGATCTGCATGCGATCGCCGGCAATCTCGCGATGCCGGGCTTCACCGCGCCGAAGCTCCTGTGGGTCGCGCGGCACGAGCCGCACGTGTTCCGCGAGATCGCGTGCGTGCTGATGCCGAAGGATTATCTGCGCCTGAGGCTCACGGGCGCGAAGGTGTCGGACCCGTCCGACGCGGCGGGCACGCTGTGGCTCGACGCCGCGAAGCGCGACTGGTCCGGCGCGCTCCTCGCCGCGGGCGGCATGGCGCGCGCGCAGATGCCGCGGATCGTCGAAGGCAACGCGCCGTCCGGCACGCTGCGCGCGGACATCGCACGCGAGCTCGGGCTCGCCGAAGCGGTCGTCGTCGCGGGCGGCGGCGGCGACAATGCGACGAGCGCGCTCGGCATCGGCGCGACGCAGCCGGGCGACGGCTTCGTGTCGCTCGGCACGTCGGGCGTGCTGAGCGTCGTCGGCGACCGCTTCCGGCCGAACCCGGCGTCGGCCGTCCACGCGTTCTGCCACGCGATTCCCGGCCGCTGGCAGCAGATGAGCGTCGTGCTGTCGGCGGCGAGCTGCCTGCGCTGGATCTGCAAGCTGACGTCGACCGACGAGCCGGCGCTCCTCGCCGAAGTCGCCGCGCTCGATCCCGCCGCGTGCGGGAACGCGCCGTACTTCCTGCCCTATCTGTCGGGCGAGCGCACGCCGCACAACGATCCGTATGCGCAAGGCGTGTTGTTCGGGATGACGCACGGCGCCGACCGCGCGCTCCTCGGCTACGCGGTGCTCGAAGGCGTGACGCTCGCGCTCGCCGACGGCTTCGACGCGCTGATCGCAGGGGGCACGCAGACCGACGCGCTGTCGCTGATCGGCGGCGGCGCGAGAAGCGCGTACTGGGCGCAACTGATCGCCGACGCGCTCGGCGTGCGCACGCGCCGGCACGGCGGCGGCGAGACGGGCGCGGCGCTCGGCGCGGCTCGGCTCGGCTGGCTCGCGGTCGGCGGCGATCCGCGCGACGTGCTGACGAAGCCGCCGCTGCGCGACGAGTTCGCGCCGAACGCGGCTCGCCACGCGGCGCTGCGCGAGCGGCTCGACACGTTCCGCGCGCTGTACCGTCACGTGCGGCCGCTGTTCGAGCCGTCGCGCGAGCGGCTCGCGTGA
- a CDS encoding HAD family hydrolase produces MTASATASATARANDARVLVCDCDGVLIDSEAIAADVLVRELEARWPGVAVRPIVMPLLGLRTERVLDSASARAGRALVDSDVEAIRRSVEEAAVEAPIVDGIDAALAQIDLTIACASNSRRHYVDAALRRTGLKRFFGERLFCADGVARPKPAPDVYLAAARALGVAPSQCLVVEDSATGVTAAAAAGMTVLGFVGGGHASPAQVGALRGIGARRVFDDMRELPGLVAQWVATGAVQPH; encoded by the coding sequence ATGACGGCAAGTGCGACGGCAAGTGCGACGGCGCGGGCGAACGACGCGCGCGTGCTCGTCTGCGACTGCGACGGCGTGCTGATCGACAGCGAGGCGATCGCGGCCGACGTGCTCGTGCGCGAGCTCGAAGCGCGCTGGCCGGGCGTCGCGGTGCGGCCGATCGTGATGCCGCTCCTCGGCCTGCGGACCGAGCGCGTGCTCGACAGCGCGAGCGCGCGCGCGGGCCGCGCGCTCGTCGATTCGGATGTCGAAGCGATTCGGCGCAGCGTCGAGGAAGCGGCCGTCGAGGCGCCGATCGTCGACGGCATCGACGCGGCGCTCGCGCAGATCGATCTGACGATCGCGTGCGCGAGCAACAGCCGGCGGCATTACGTCGACGCCGCGCTGCGCCGGACGGGCCTCAAGCGCTTCTTCGGCGAGCGGCTTTTCTGCGCGGACGGCGTCGCGCGGCCGAAGCCCGCGCCCGACGTCTATCTCGCCGCCGCGCGCGCGCTCGGCGTCGCGCCTTCGCAGTGCCTCGTCGTCGAGGATAGCGCGACGGGCGTGACGGCCGCGGCGGCAGCGGGCATGACGGTGCTCGGCTTCGTCGGCGGCGGGCACGCGTCGCCGGCGCAGGTCGGTGCGCTGCGCGGGATCGGCGCGCGGCGCGTGTTCGACGACATGCGCGAGCTGCCCGGGCTCGTCGCGCAATGGGTCGCGACGGGCGCGGTGCAGCCGCACTGA
- a CDS encoding sugar-binding transcriptional regulator, with protein sequence MSKSSEKLDLATRAAWLYYVAGDTQNEIAEKLQVSRPVAQRLVAFAVEKNLIRVRVDHRVADCLDLAAQLSKRYGLAMCEVVPIDGDAPDAVDRKLAVAGAQVMERYLNEERPMVVAVSSGRTLKAAVAQIAQIERPQHRLVSMVGAIAQDGSSNPYDVAQHISEKTGGKHFLLPAPLFADSNAERAQWCNHRLYRIVEKLSAEADVAFVGVGNIGAHCPLFEDGFITADELSEMVELGAVAEMLGLPIDAQGRRIEASTSARVTSVALDAPPKRPTIGFAGGPRKRVAVLAALRGGWLSGLVTDETCARAALVEQAC encoded by the coding sequence GTGTCCAAATCCTCCGAAAAACTCGATCTCGCGACGCGCGCCGCGTGGCTCTACTACGTCGCGGGCGACACCCAGAACGAAATCGCCGAAAAGCTGCAGGTGTCGCGCCCCGTCGCGCAGCGCCTCGTCGCGTTCGCGGTCGAGAAGAACCTGATTCGCGTGCGCGTCGACCATCGCGTCGCCGACTGCCTCGATCTCGCCGCGCAGCTATCGAAGCGCTACGGCCTCGCGATGTGCGAAGTCGTGCCGATCGACGGCGACGCGCCCGACGCGGTCGACCGCAAGCTCGCGGTCGCGGGCGCGCAGGTGATGGAGCGCTATCTGAACGAAGAAAGGCCGATGGTGGTCGCGGTCAGCAGCGGCCGGACGCTGAAGGCCGCGGTCGCGCAGATCGCGCAGATCGAGCGGCCGCAGCACCGGCTCGTGTCGATGGTCGGCGCGATCGCGCAGGACGGCTCGTCGAACCCGTACGACGTCGCGCAGCACATCTCCGAGAAGACGGGCGGCAAGCATTTCCTGCTGCCCGCGCCGCTCTTCGCGGACAGCAACGCCGAACGCGCGCAGTGGTGCAATCACCGGCTGTACCGGATCGTCGAGAAGCTGTCGGCGGAGGCGGACGTCGCGTTCGTCGGCGTCGGCAACATCGGCGCGCACTGCCCGCTGTTCGAGGACGGCTTCATCACCGCCGACGAACTGAGCGAGATGGTCGAGCTCGGCGCGGTGGCCGAAATGCTCGGTCTGCCGATCGATGCGCAAGGCCGGCGGATCGAGGCGTCGACGAGCGCGCGCGTGACGAGCGTCGCGCTCGACGCGCCGCCGAAGCGTCCGACGATCGGCTTCGCGGGCGGGCCGCGCAAGCGCGTCGCGGTGCTCGCGGCGCTGCGCGGCGGGTGGCTGTCGGGGCTCGTGACCGACGAAACCTGTGCGCGAGCGGCGCTCGTCGAGCAAGCCTGCTAG
- a CDS encoding ABC transporter ATP-binding protein, protein MASVLLRNIAKRYDDNEVLRNVNLDIADGEFVVFVGPSGCGKSTLMRMIAGLEDISSGDLLIDGAKVNDAPSAKRGIAMVFQSYALYPHMTLYDNMAFGLKLAGAKKQAIDDAVRQAAKILHIDHLLDRKPKQLSGGQRQRVAIGRAITRKPKVFLFDEPLSNLDAALRVKMRLEFARLHDALKTTMIYVTHDQVEAMTLADKIVVLSAGSVQQVGAPNALYHAPANQFVAGFIGSPKMNFLAGVVESASADGVLVRFESGETQRVAVEAAALRAGERVTVGIRPEHLHVGIAGGNGIVARTMAVESLGDAAYLYAESAVAPDGLIARIPPLDMYRAGERLRVGAQPEHCHLFDEAGRAFKRKPKHAMAA, encoded by the coding sequence ATGGCAAGCGTGCTCCTGCGCAATATCGCGAAGCGCTACGACGACAACGAAGTGCTGCGCAACGTCAATCTCGACATCGCGGACGGCGAGTTCGTCGTGTTCGTCGGGCCGAGCGGCTGCGGCAAATCCACGCTGATGCGGATGATCGCCGGGCTCGAGGACATCTCGAGCGGCGACTTGCTGATCGACGGCGCGAAGGTCAACGACGCGCCGAGCGCGAAGCGCGGCATCGCGATGGTGTTCCAGTCGTACGCGCTCTATCCGCACATGACGCTCTACGACAACATGGCGTTCGGCCTCAAGCTCGCGGGCGCGAAGAAGCAGGCGATCGACGATGCGGTCAGGCAGGCGGCGAAGATCCTGCACATCGACCATCTGCTCGACCGCAAGCCGAAGCAACTGTCGGGCGGCCAGCGGCAGCGCGTCGCGATCGGCCGCGCGATCACGAGAAAGCCGAAGGTGTTCCTGTTCGACGAGCCGCTGTCGAACCTCGATGCGGCGCTGCGCGTGAAGATGCGGCTCGAGTTCGCCCGGCTGCACGACGCGCTGAAGACGACGATGATCTACGTGACGCACGATCAGGTCGAGGCGATGACGCTCGCCGACAAGATCGTCGTGCTGTCGGCGGGCAGCGTCCAGCAGGTCGGCGCGCCGAACGCGCTGTATCACGCGCCCGCGAACCAGTTCGTCGCGGGTTTCATCGGCTCGCCGAAGATGAACTTTCTCGCGGGCGTCGTCGAATCGGCGTCGGCCGACGGCGTGCTCGTGCGCTTCGAATCGGGCGAGACGCAGCGCGTCGCGGTCGAAGCGGCGGCGCTGCGCGCGGGCGAGCGCGTGACGGTCGGCATCCGGCCCGAGCATCTGCACGTCGGCATCGCGGGCGGCAACGGCATCGTCGCGCGGACGATGGCGGTCGAGTCGCTCGGCGACGCCGCCTATCTGTACGCGGAGTCGGCTGTCGCGCCGGACGGGCTGATCGCGCGGATTCCGCCGCTCGACATGTATCGCGCGGGCGAGAGGCTGCGCGTCGGCGCGCAGCCCGAGCATTGCCATCTGTTCGACGAAGCGGGGCGCGCGTTCAAGCGGAAGCCGAAGCACGCGATGGCGGCTTGA